Proteins co-encoded in one Erinaceus europaeus chromosome X, mEriEur2.1, whole genome shotgun sequence genomic window:
- the NSDHL gene encoding sterol-4-alpha-carboxylate 3-dehydrogenase, decarboxylating isoform X1, which yields MMQCPVQMFQICLQEEESLVADKNTLMADMALQVTGEASRGRPYAVEDIPKDKKCAVIGGSGFLGQHMVEHLLSKGFDVNVFDIRQGFDNPRVQFFLGDLCSRQDLFPALKGVSVVFHCASPPPSSNNKDLFYRVNYLGTKNVIDTCMEAGVQKLILTSSASVVYEGTDIKNGTEDLPYAMKPIDYYTETKILQECTVLNANDPERNFLTIAIRPHGIFGPRDPQMVPILVEAAKTGKMKFIIGNGDNLVDFTFVENVVHGHILAAEKLSLDSSLGGKAFHITNDEPIPFWTFLSRILRGLNYDAPKYHIPYWAAYYLAFLLSLLVTVISPFIQLQPTFTPMRVALAGTFHYYSCEKAKKLLGYRPLINLDDAVTRTVQSFQYLQRTE from the exons ATGATGCAGTGTCCAGTGCAGATGTTTCAAATATGTCTTCAGGAGGAGGAGAGTTTGGTGGCAGACAAAAACACATTGATGGCAGATATGGCACTGCAAGTCACTGGTGAGGCGAGCAGAGGCCGCCCATATGCTGTTGAAGACATTCCTAAG GACAAGAAGTGCGCGGTGATTGGAGGCTCGGGCTTCCTGGGGCAGCACATGGTTGAGCACCTGCTGTCGAAAGGCTTCGACGTGAATGTGTTTGACATCCGGCAAGGGTTCGATAATCCCCGAGTGCAGTTCTTCTTAGGGGACCTCTGCAGCCGGCAG GACCTGTTCCCAGCCCTGAAAGGCGTGAGCGTTGTCTTCCACTGTGCCTCCCCACCACCTTCCAGTAACAACAAGGACCTCTTTTATCGAGTCAATTACCTGGGCACCAAGAATGTCATCGACACCTGCATGGAGGCGGGGGTTCAG AAACTCATCCTGACCAGCAGTGCCAGTGTGGTCTATGAGGGCACCGACATCAAGAATGGGACCGAGGATCTCCCGTACGCCATGAAGCCCATCGACTACTACACGGAGACAAAGATCTTGCAGGAGTGT ACGGTCCTAAATGCCAACGATCCCGAGAGGAATTTCTTAACCATTGCCATCCGTCCTCACGGAATCTTCGGCCCCAGGGACCCCCAGATGGTCCCCATTCTGGTTGAGGCAGCCAAGACTGGCAAGATGAAGTTCATAATTGG GAATGGCGACAACTTAGTGGACTTCACCTTCGTGGAAAATGTGGTCCACGGACATATCTTGGCTGCCGAGAAACTCTCTCTGGACTCGAGCCTCGGTGGGAAG GCCTTCCACATCACCAATGACGAGCCCATCCCTTTCTGGACCTTCCTGTCCCGCATCCTGCGGGGTCTCAACTACGACGCCCCCAAGTACCACATCCCCTATTGGGCAGCTTACTACCTGGCCTTCTTGCTATCTCTGCTGGTGACAGTAATCAGCCCCTTCATCCAGCTGCAGCCAACCTTCACCCCAATGCGGGTGGCACTGGCTGGCACCTTCCACTACTACAGTTGCGAGAAGGCCAAAAagctgctgggctaccgcccccTGATCAACCTGGATGATGCCGTGACAAGAACCGTGCAGAGTTTCCAGTACCTGCAGAGGACTGAGTGA
- the CETN2 gene encoding centrin-2 isoform X1, with amino-acid sequence MSSPGTALPPACSTMAERAASPEPLEAGHNPTSSELVPASNVKKANMASTSQRKRASPKPELTEEQKQEIREAFDLFDADGTGTIDVKELKVAMRALGFEPKKEEIKKMISEIDKERTGKMNFGDFLTVMTQKMSEKDTKEEILKAFKLFDDDETGKISFNNLKRVARELGENLTDEELQEMIDEADRDGDGEVSKQEFLRIMKKTSLY; translated from the exons ATGAGCAGCCCTGGCACTGCCCTCCCTCCCGCTTGCTCCACCATGGCGGAGCGCGCCGCCTCCCCTGAGCCCCTGGAAGCGGGGCACAATCCAACTTCCTCCGAGCTCGTCCCG GCCTCTAATGTAAAAAAGGCAAACATGGCATCAACTTCCCAGCGGAAAAGGGCGAGTCCCAAGCCTGAGCTTACGGAAGAGCAGAAGCAGGAGATCCGGGAAGCGTTTGATCTCTTTGATGCAGACGGCACTGGGACTATAGATGTAAAGGAACTTAAG GTGGCGATGAGAGCACTGGGTTTTGAGCCCAAAAAAGAAGAGATCAAGAAAATGATTAGTGAAATTGACAAAGAAAGGACAGGAAAAATGAACTTTGGTGACTTTTTGACGGTGATGACCCAGAAAATG TCCGAGAAAGATACCAAAGAAGAAATCCTGAAAGCTTTCAAGCTCTTCGATGATGACGAAACTGGGAAGATCTCATTTAATAATCTCAAGCGTGTGGCCAGGGAACTGGGCGAGAACCTCACTGACGAGGAGCTGCAG GAGATGATTGATGAAGCAGACCGAGATGGAGACGGGGAAGTGAGCAAACAGGAGTTTCTGCGTATCATGAAAAAGACCAGCCTCTACTAA
- the NSDHL gene encoding sterol-4-alpha-carboxylate 3-dehydrogenase, decarboxylating isoform X2 — translation MADMALQVTGEASRGRPYAVEDIPKDKKCAVIGGSGFLGQHMVEHLLSKGFDVNVFDIRQGFDNPRVQFFLGDLCSRQDLFPALKGVSVVFHCASPPPSSNNKDLFYRVNYLGTKNVIDTCMEAGVQKLILTSSASVVYEGTDIKNGTEDLPYAMKPIDYYTETKILQECTVLNANDPERNFLTIAIRPHGIFGPRDPQMVPILVEAAKTGKMKFIIGNGDNLVDFTFVENVVHGHILAAEKLSLDSSLGGKAFHITNDEPIPFWTFLSRILRGLNYDAPKYHIPYWAAYYLAFLLSLLVTVISPFIQLQPTFTPMRVALAGTFHYYSCEKAKKLLGYRPLINLDDAVTRTVQSFQYLQRTE, via the exons ATGGCAGATATGGCACTGCAAGTCACTGGTGAGGCGAGCAGAGGCCGCCCATATGCTGTTGAAGACATTCCTAAG GACAAGAAGTGCGCGGTGATTGGAGGCTCGGGCTTCCTGGGGCAGCACATGGTTGAGCACCTGCTGTCGAAAGGCTTCGACGTGAATGTGTTTGACATCCGGCAAGGGTTCGATAATCCCCGAGTGCAGTTCTTCTTAGGGGACCTCTGCAGCCGGCAG GACCTGTTCCCAGCCCTGAAAGGCGTGAGCGTTGTCTTCCACTGTGCCTCCCCACCACCTTCCAGTAACAACAAGGACCTCTTTTATCGAGTCAATTACCTGGGCACCAAGAATGTCATCGACACCTGCATGGAGGCGGGGGTTCAG AAACTCATCCTGACCAGCAGTGCCAGTGTGGTCTATGAGGGCACCGACATCAAGAATGGGACCGAGGATCTCCCGTACGCCATGAAGCCCATCGACTACTACACGGAGACAAAGATCTTGCAGGAGTGT ACGGTCCTAAATGCCAACGATCCCGAGAGGAATTTCTTAACCATTGCCATCCGTCCTCACGGAATCTTCGGCCCCAGGGACCCCCAGATGGTCCCCATTCTGGTTGAGGCAGCCAAGACTGGCAAGATGAAGTTCATAATTGG GAATGGCGACAACTTAGTGGACTTCACCTTCGTGGAAAATGTGGTCCACGGACATATCTTGGCTGCCGAGAAACTCTCTCTGGACTCGAGCCTCGGTGGGAAG GCCTTCCACATCACCAATGACGAGCCCATCCCTTTCTGGACCTTCCTGTCCCGCATCCTGCGGGGTCTCAACTACGACGCCCCCAAGTACCACATCCCCTATTGGGCAGCTTACTACCTGGCCTTCTTGCTATCTCTGCTGGTGACAGTAATCAGCCCCTTCATCCAGCTGCAGCCAACCTTCACCCCAATGCGGGTGGCACTGGCTGGCACCTTCCACTACTACAGTTGCGAGAAGGCCAAAAagctgctgggctaccgcccccTGATCAACCTGGATGATGCCGTGACAAGAACCGTGCAGAGTTTCCAGTACCTGCAGAGGACTGAGTGA
- the CETN2 gene encoding centrin-2 isoform X2, producing MAMASNVKKANMASTSQRKRASPKPELTEEQKQEIREAFDLFDADGTGTIDVKELKVAMRALGFEPKKEEIKKMISEIDKERTGKMNFGDFLTVMTQKMSEKDTKEEILKAFKLFDDDETGKISFNNLKRVARELGENLTDEELQEMIDEADRDGDGEVSKQEFLRIMKKTSLY from the exons ATGGCGATG GCCTCTAATGTAAAAAAGGCAAACATGGCATCAACTTCCCAGCGGAAAAGGGCGAGTCCCAAGCCTGAGCTTACGGAAGAGCAGAAGCAGGAGATCCGGGAAGCGTTTGATCTCTTTGATGCAGACGGCACTGGGACTATAGATGTAAAGGAACTTAAG GTGGCGATGAGAGCACTGGGTTTTGAGCCCAAAAAAGAAGAGATCAAGAAAATGATTAGTGAAATTGACAAAGAAAGGACAGGAAAAATGAACTTTGGTGACTTTTTGACGGTGATGACCCAGAAAATG TCCGAGAAAGATACCAAAGAAGAAATCCTGAAAGCTTTCAAGCTCTTCGATGATGACGAAACTGGGAAGATCTCATTTAATAATCTCAAGCGTGTGGCCAGGGAACTGGGCGAGAACCTCACTGACGAGGAGCTGCAG GAGATGATTGATGAAGCAGACCGAGATGGAGACGGGGAAGTGAGCAAACAGGAGTTTCTGCGTATCATGAAAAAGACCAGCCTCTACTAA